From the genome of Triticum aestivum cultivar Chinese Spring chromosome 3B, IWGSC CS RefSeq v2.1, whole genome shotgun sequence, one region includes:
- the LOC123068844 gene encoding WUSCHEL-related homeobox 8, whose protein sequence is MFFRQEHEIHSGDIHGYNLPQSLFVSNPILSSHSDGVLYLLTNASSENTNTRTSKVIALDLNQKTLLDVQEFDMQRPSSYMATSISSYLMPAAAGMSLGNLYCDPLMVHGGQKITARQRWTPTQMQLQILEIVFNQGNGTPSKQKIKDITAELSQHGQISETNVYNWFQNRRARSKRKQAASSLPNNAESEAEGDEESLTDKKPRSDGSQQQNMAVRAHNPERISEMHRHFDAAEREQVRGPMMYGSSNDTSRS, encoded by the exons ATGTTTTTCCGGCAGGAGCACGAGATCCATTCTGGAGATATCCACGGCTACAACCTGCCCCAGTCTCTCTTTGTTTCCAACCCCATCCTCAGCTCCCACAGTGATGGCGTCCTCTACCTCTTGACCAATGCCAGCAGCGAAAACACCAACACCAGGACGTCGAAGGTGATTGCTCTTGACCTCAACCAGAAGACGCTGCTGGACGTGCAGGAATTCGACATGCAAAGACCCAGCTCCTACATGGCCACCAGCATCTCCAGCTATCTCATGCCAGCTGCTGCAG gTATGAGTCTTGGTAATCTGTACTGTGATCCTCTAATGGTTCATGGAGGCCAGAAGATCACAGCGAGGCAGCGATGGACACCAACCCAGATGCAGCTGCAGATCCTCGAGATCGTTTTCAACCAAGGAAATGGAACACCAAGCAAGCAGAAGATAAAAGACATCACAGCGGAGCTCTCGCAGCATGGCCAGATCTCGGAGACCAACGTCTACAACTGGTTCCAAAACAGACGTGCACGCTCGAAGCGGAAGCAAGCAGCTTCTTCTCTACCAAATAACGCTGAATCCGAAGCCGAGGGGGATGAGGAGTCCCTGACCGACAAGAAGCCTAGATCAGATGGGTCACAGCAGCAGAACATGGCTGTGAGAGCTCACAACCCTGAGAGGATCTCAGAGATGCACCGCCACTTCGACGCAGCAGAGCGTGAGCAGGTCCGTGGTCCAATGATGTATGGGTCCAGCAACGACACCTCAAGGTCGTAG
- the LOC123068845 gene encoding WUSCHEL-related homeobox 8 isoform X1 — protein MSSSGKFLARCISQSWLRHCVKVMTDEQMEVLRKQISIYATICEQLVEMHRALTAHQDSIAGMSLGNLYCDPLMVHGGQKITARQRWTPTQMQLQILESIFNQGNGTPSKQKIKDITAELSQHGQISETNIYNWFQNRRARSKRKQAASSLPNNAESEAEGDEESPTDKKPRSDGSQQQNMAVRAHNLKRISEMHRHFDAAERGHVCGPTMYGSSNDTSR, from the exons atGAGCTCGTCCGGTAAG TTTCTTGCCCGGTGCATCAgccaatcctggctccgccactgtgtCAAGGTGATGACGGACGAGCAGATGGAGGTGCTCCGGAAGCAGATCTCCATCTACGCCACCATCTGCGAGCAGCTCGTCGAGATGCACCGCGCCCTCACGGCGCACCAGGATTCCATTGCAG gTATGAGTCTTGGTAATCTGTACTGTGATCCTCTAATGGTTCATGGAGGCCAGAAGATCACAGCGAGGCAGCGATGGACACCAACCCAGATGCAGCTGCAGATCCTCGAGAGCATTTTCAACCAAGGAAATGGAACACCAAGCAAGCAGAAGATAAAAGACATCACAGCGGAGCTCTCGCAGCATGGCCAGATCTCGGAGACCAACATCTACAACTGGTTCCAGAACAGACGTGCACGCTCGAAGCGGAAGCAAGCAGCTTCTTCTCTACCAAACAACGCCGAATCCGAAGCCGAGGGGGATGAGGAGTCCCCGACCGACAAGAAGCCTAGATCAGACGGGTCACAGCAGCAGAACATGGCTGTGAGAGCTCACAACCTCAAGAGGATCTCGGAGATGCACCGTCACTTCGACGCAGCAGAGCGTGGGCATGTCTGTGGTCCAACGATGTATGGGTCCAGCAACGACACCTCGAGATAG
- the LOC123068845 gene encoding WUSCHEL-related homeobox 8 isoform X2, translating into MTDEQMEVLRKQISIYATICEQLVEMHRALTAHQDSIAGMSLGNLYCDPLMVHGGQKITARQRWTPTQMQLQILESIFNQGNGTPSKQKIKDITAELSQHGQISETNIYNWFQNRRARSKRKQAASSLPNNAESEAEGDEESPTDKKPRSDGSQQQNMAVRAHNLKRISEMHRHFDAAERGHVCGPTMYGSSNDTSR; encoded by the exons ATGACGGACGAGCAGATGGAGGTGCTCCGGAAGCAGATCTCCATCTACGCCACCATCTGCGAGCAGCTCGTCGAGATGCACCGCGCCCTCACGGCGCACCAGGATTCCATTGCAG gTATGAGTCTTGGTAATCTGTACTGTGATCCTCTAATGGTTCATGGAGGCCAGAAGATCACAGCGAGGCAGCGATGGACACCAACCCAGATGCAGCTGCAGATCCTCGAGAGCATTTTCAACCAAGGAAATGGAACACCAAGCAAGCAGAAGATAAAAGACATCACAGCGGAGCTCTCGCAGCATGGCCAGATCTCGGAGACCAACATCTACAACTGGTTCCAGAACAGACGTGCACGCTCGAAGCGGAAGCAAGCAGCTTCTTCTCTACCAAACAACGCCGAATCCGAAGCCGAGGGGGATGAGGAGTCCCCGACCGACAAGAAGCCTAGATCAGACGGGTCACAGCAGCAGAACATGGCTGTGAGAGCTCACAACCTCAAGAGGATCTCGGAGATGCACCGTCACTTCGACGCAGCAGAGCGTGGGCATGTCTGTGGTCCAACGATGTATGGGTCCAGCAACGACACCTCGAGATAG